A genomic window from Bacteroidota bacterium includes:
- the metH gene encoding methionine synthase, translating to MENILRNILAKRIMVLDGAMGSMIQQYKLSEAEFRGERFKDHPHDLRGNNDLLSLTQPQIIKAIHEQYLEAGADIIETNTFSGTAIAQADYGLEHLAYELNLVSAQLAKAAAAEYTVKNPDKPRFVAGALGPTNKTLSLSPDVNNPGYRTVTFDEMADAYYEEARGLMDGGADILLIETIFDTLNAKAAIFAIDKLFTETGKKLPVMVSGTITDASGRTLSGQTVEAFLVSISHLPLLSIGLNCALGAKQLKEYIQTLSVNTDLFVSAYPNAGLPNAFGEYDETPESNGNDVEVYLKNGWVNIIGGCCGTTPAHIAYISKIASKYPPRIPQVLPKLPAFAGLEKFELFEGSNFVNVGERTNITGSKQFKRLITEEKYDDALIVARQQVENGAQVIDVNMDEGMIDSVHAMITFLNLIAAEPDISRVPVMIDSSKWEVIEAGLKCLQGKSIVNSISLKEGESKFKEHAHKAKQLGAAVIVMAFDEEGQATTFEKRIEICERAYKILVNELHFAPTDIIFDPNILTIGTGIEEHNNYAVDFINATKWIKANLPGALVSGGVSNISFAFQGNNTVREAMHAAFLYHAIKAGMDMGIVNAGMIDIYENIDKDLLIKIEDVIFNRNENATENLVAFAETLKKKDKTAIVTDEWRNNTVEARLSYALVKGITDFIDTDIEEARVKYAKPLDVIEGPLMAGMNVVGDLFGSGKMFLPQVVKSARVMKKAVAYLQPFIEKEKTLSGNTDGRPKVLMATVKGDVHDIGKNIVGVVLACNNYEIIDLGVMVNAEKILNTAISEKVDIIGLSGLITPSLDEMVYVASEMEKRNFTIPLLIGGATTSRTHTAVKIAPAYNQPVIHVTDASRSVTIAGKLLNHEKTAFVQEIKDEYAILNQNHKSKQSFKGFLSLADARKNKIQLKDTEYNPVTPSFTGIKTFDDYPIAELVKYIDWTPFFQTWELHGKYPAILEDELIGEAAQKLFEDAQVLLDKIVAEKWLTAKAVVGIFKARSVEDDIELLDDNNKVICTLHHIRQQNKKVDGQANYCLSDFILPETSGKTDYLGAFAVSAGFNIEGKVAAFEAQHDDYNSILLKALADRLAEAFAERMHELMRKELWGYSKDENNSTEQLISENYVGIRPAPGYPACPDHTEKITLFNLLKVTENIGIQLTDSMAMYPAASVSGWYFAHPEAKYFGTGKIGKDQVLDLAKRKNMSPEVMEKWLSSNINY from the coding sequence GTGGAAAATATTTTGAGGAACATTCTGGCAAAACGCATCATGGTGCTCGATGGAGCAATGGGAAGCATGATTCAGCAGTATAAACTTAGTGAAGCTGAGTTCAGAGGAGAACGTTTTAAGGACCATCCACATGATTTGAGGGGCAATAATGACTTGTTGTCACTTACCCAGCCGCAAATTATTAAGGCCATTCATGAGCAATATCTTGAAGCAGGAGCCGATATTATTGAAACCAACACTTTTAGTGGAACAGCAATAGCCCAGGCAGATTATGGTTTGGAGCACCTGGCTTATGAACTCAATTTAGTTTCAGCACAACTTGCTAAAGCTGCTGCTGCAGAATATACAGTTAAAAATCCGGATAAACCCCGTTTTGTGGCAGGTGCACTTGGGCCAACCAATAAAACGCTGAGTTTGTCTCCCGACGTTAATAATCCCGGTTATCGCACCGTTACTTTTGATGAGATGGCAGATGCATATTATGAAGAAGCCAGGGGTTTGATGGATGGTGGTGCAGACATTTTATTGATAGAAACCATTTTTGATACACTTAATGCCAAGGCAGCAATTTTCGCGATAGATAAATTATTTACGGAAACAGGTAAAAAATTACCGGTTATGGTTTCCGGCACAATAACCGATGCCAGTGGCAGAACGTTGAGTGGACAAACAGTTGAAGCATTTCTCGTTTCAATTAGTCATTTACCATTATTAAGTATCGGCTTAAATTGTGCTTTAGGTGCTAAACAATTAAAAGAATATATTCAGACACTTTCTGTTAACACCGATTTATTTGTTTCTGCATATCCAAATGCAGGTTTACCAAATGCATTTGGCGAATATGATGAAACACCTGAAAGTAATGGTAATGATGTTGAAGTTTATTTAAAAAATGGATGGGTAAATATTATTGGCGGCTGCTGCGGAACTACACCTGCGCACATTGCCTATATCAGTAAAATAGCATCGAAATATCCGCCACGTATACCACAGGTATTACCAAAATTACCTGCCTTTGCAGGGTTAGAAAAATTTGAATTATTTGAAGGAAGTAATTTCGTTAATGTTGGAGAACGAACAAATATTACTGGAAGTAAACAATTTAAACGATTAATTACTGAGGAAAAATATGATGATGCATTAATTGTTGCACGACAGCAGGTTGAAAATGGCGCCCAGGTTATTGATGTGAACATGGATGAAGGTATGATTGATTCAGTTCATGCAATGATAACTTTTTTAAATTTAATTGCTGCTGAACCCGATATTTCGCGCGTGCCTGTGATGATTGATTCAAGTAAGTGGGAAGTAATTGAAGCCGGATTAAAATGTTTGCAGGGAAAAAGCATTGTCAATTCCATTTCACTTAAAGAAGGTGAATCTAAATTTAAAGAACATGCACACAAGGCTAAACAATTAGGCGCCGCTGTAATAGTTATGGCGTTTGATGAAGAAGGTCAGGCAACAACATTTGAAAAACGCATTGAAATTTGTGAACGCGCTTACAAAATATTAGTAAATGAATTACATTTTGCGCCAACAGATATTATTTTCGATCCAAATATTTTAACGATAGGTACAGGGATAGAAGAGCACAATAATTATGCTGTTGATTTTATTAATGCCACAAAATGGATTAAAGCAAATTTACCAGGCGCATTAGTTAGTGGTGGAGTAAGTAATATTTCATTCGCATTTCAGGGAAATAATACGGTTCGCGAAGCCATGCATGCCGCATTTTTATATCATGCCATAAAAGCCGGAATGGACATGGGAATTGTAAATGCGGGCATGATTGATATTTATGAAAATATCGATAAAGATTTATTAATAAAAATTGAAGATGTAATTTTTAACCGCAATGAAAATGCAACTGAAAATCTCGTAGCATTTGCAGAAACATTAAAGAAAAAAGATAAAACAGCAATTGTTACCGATGAATGGCGAAATAATACAGTAGAAGCAAGATTGAGTTATGCATTGGTGAAAGGAATTACTGATTTTATAGATACAGATATTGAAGAAGCCAGAGTAAAATATGCAAAACCGCTTGATGTAATTGAAGGTCCTTTAATGGCCGGAATGAATGTGGTAGGCGATTTATTTGGCAGCGGAAAAATGTTTTTACCGCAGGTAGTTAAAAGTGCCCGCGTAATGAAAAAAGCAGTTGCTTATTTACAACCTTTTATTGAAAAAGAAAAAACACTTAGCGGAAATACTGATGGCAGACCAAAGGTATTGATGGCAACAGTAAAAGGTGATGTACACGACATTGGTAAAAATATTGTTGGTGTGGTATTAGCCTGCAACAATTATGAAATAATTGATTTAGGGGTGATGGTAAATGCAGAGAAGATTTTAAATACTGCAATAAGTGAGAAGGTAGATATAATTGGCTTAAGCGGATTAATTACGCCTTCTCTTGATGAAATGGTTTATGTGGCATCTGAAATGGAAAAAAGAAATTTCACCATTCCGTTATTAATAGGTGGTGCAACTACATCCCGCACGCATACAGCAGTTAAAATTGCACCTGCATATAATCAGCCTGTAATTCATGTTACCGATGCATCGCGCAGTGTTACCATTGCAGGAAAATTGTTGAATCATGAAAAGACAGCATTTGTTCAGGAAATAAAAGATGAATATGCCATCTTAAATCAAAACCACAAATCAAAACAATCTTTTAAAGGATTTTTGAGTTTGGCAGATGCTCGTAAAAACAAAATTCAATTAAAAGATACTGAGTATAATCCTGTAACACCAAGTTTTACCGGAATTAAAACATTTGATGATTATCCTATTGCAGAGTTAGTAAAATATATCGACTGGACACCATTTTTTCAAACATGGGAATTACATGGAAAATATCCTGCTATTTTGGAAGATGAACTTATAGGTGAAGCAGCACAAAAATTATTTGAAGATGCACAGGTTTTACTTGATAAAATAGTTGCAGAAAAATGGCTCACAGCAAAAGCAGTAGTGGGAATTTTCAAAGCGCGTTCAGTTGAAGATGACATTGAGTTGTTGGATGATAACAATAAAGTGATTTGCACATTACATCATATTCGACAGCAAAATAAAAAGGTTGACGGTCAGGCTAATTATTGCCTGAGCGATTTTATTTTACCTGAAACATCGGGGAAAACAGATTATTTAGGTGCATTTGCGGTAAGTGCCGGGTTTAATATTGAGGGTAAAGTTGCAGCATTTGAAGCACAACATGATGACTATAACAGCATTTTATTAAAAGCACTTGCCGACAGGTTAGCAGAAGCATTTGCAGAACGTATGCACGAATTAATGCGCAAAGAATTATGGGGTTATTCCAAAGATGAAAACAACTCAACTGAGCAACTCATCAGTGAAAATTATGTGGGTATAAGACCTGCGCCCGGTTATCCAGCATGCCCTGATCATACCGAAAAAATTACCTTATTTAATTTACTTAAGGTAACAGAAAATATTGGCATTCAGCTTACCGACAGTATGGCTATGTATCCTGCAGCTAGTGTTAGTGGTTGGTACTTTGCACATCCGGAAGCAAAATATTTCGGAACGGGTAAAATAGGTAAAGACCAGGTGCTTGATTTAGCCAAACGAAAAAACATGTCACCTGAAGTAATGGAAAAATGGTTGAGCAGTAATATTAATTACTAA
- a CDS encoding efflux RND transporter permease subunit — MNISSLSINRPVMATVISILILLFGIIGYSFLGVREYPSVDPPIITVSTNYIGANADVVESQITEVLEENINGIAGIRSLSSTSADGRSTITVEFELDVDLEAAANDVRDRVSQSVRNLPPDCDPPVVAKSSADSNPIVSMTIQSNQRSLLELSEIANNVFKERLQTIPGVSEIRVWGEKKYSMKLLLDPVKLAGYNLTPLDVRDALNKENVELPTGRIEGYNTELSIRTFGRLTSEEDFNELIIKETDGAVIKLKDIGSAKLLPENERTILRGNGGIPQVAVAITPQPGSNYIDIADEFYARVENIKDELPDDLQYNIALDTTLSIRKAIDEVKETLVIAFILVVLIIFAFLRDWRTTLIPVIAIPISLIGAFFIMYIAGFSINILTLLGIVLATGIVVDDAIVVLENIYAKIERGMAPKEAAHEGSKEIIFAIISTTVTLAAVFLPIIFLQGLTGRLFREFGITVAGSVIISAVVSLTLTPMMSSRILKHREKHNWLYRATEPFFVGLVGGYHRSLKILLRTPTIAFLIMLISGGIIYYFGGKLPEELAPMEDKGRFVINSTAPEGTSFEKMDAFNQQLVEIVDTLPEKANIIAVTAPSFGSSSAANSGFIRVNLVEAEDRDKSQQQIADEMAAIVKKYNFARTFISQEQTIGGDRRAGLPVQYVIQAPDFEQLRAVIPKFMEQAAQDPAFQVVDINLKFNKPELTVEIDRDRARALGVTVRDIAETLQLYFSGQRFGFFIFNNKQYQVIGQATRDNRDEPFDLSKAYVKNSRNELIQLDNLITLTDNSSPPQLFRYNRYVSATISANPAPGYTIGDGIKVMDNIAEKTLNDDFSTALAGTSKEFAESSNSLQFAFYLALILIYLILAIQFESYRDPLIVMFTVPLALAGAVLSLSIFGQTLNIFSQIGIIVLVGIVTKNGILIVEFANQRKAAGLTKMEAALDAATQRFRPILMTSFATVLGALPIALALGASSKSRVSMGIAIIGGLLFSLVLTLYVIPLLYLLMSARNKKIQQSNEN, encoded by the coding sequence ATGAATATTTCCTCTCTTTCAATTAATCGCCCGGTAATGGCTACCGTTATTTCGATTTTAATTTTATTATTCGGAATAATCGGATACTCATTTTTAGGTGTGCGGGAATACCCAAGTGTTGACCCGCCTATTATTACAGTATCAACAAATTATATTGGTGCTAACGCAGATGTTGTTGAATCGCAAATTACCGAAGTTCTCGAAGAAAATATTAATGGTATTGCCGGCATCCGTTCATTATCTTCTACAAGTGCTGATGGAAGAAGTACAATTACCGTTGAATTTGAATTAGATGTTGACCTTGAAGCTGCCGCTAATGATGTACGCGACCGTGTAAGTCAGTCGGTTCGTAACCTGCCGCCCGATTGTGATCCGCCTGTAGTTGCAAAATCGAGTGCCGATTCCAATCCGATTGTTTCCATGACCATTCAGAGTAATCAGCGCTCATTACTGGAATTATCAGAAATAGCAAATAATGTATTTAAAGAACGATTGCAAACAATTCCGGGAGTAAGTGAAATAAGGGTTTGGGGAGAAAAAAAATATTCGATGAAATTATTGCTGGATCCGGTTAAACTGGCAGGCTATAATTTAACTCCCCTTGATGTAAGAGATGCTTTAAATAAAGAAAATGTTGAATTACCTACAGGAAGAATTGAAGGTTACAATACAGAACTTTCTATTCGCACATTCGGACGATTAACTTCTGAAGAAGATTTTAATGAGTTGATTATTAAAGAAACAGATGGGGCAGTTATTAAATTAAAAGATATTGGTTCTGCAAAATTATTACCTGAAAATGAAAGAACAATTTTACGCGGTAATGGTGGAATTCCTCAAGTGGCAGTTGCCATTACACCACAACCCGGGTCTAATTATATTGACATAGCTGATGAATTTTATGCGCGCGTCGAAAATATTAAAGATGAATTACCCGACGATTTACAATATAATATTGCATTAGATACGACACTTAGTATTCGTAAAGCGATTGATGAAGTTAAGGAAACACTGGTTATTGCTTTCATTCTTGTTGTATTAATCATATTTGCATTTTTACGCGACTGGCGAACAACTTTAATTCCGGTAATTGCTATCCCGATTTCATTAATAGGTGCATTTTTTATCATGTACATTGCCGGTTTTTCAATAAATATTTTAACCCTGCTCGGAATTGTTTTAGCAACCGGTATTGTGGTAGATGATGCCATTGTGGTATTGGAAAATATATATGCAAAAATTGAACGTGGCATGGCTCCGAAAGAAGCCGCACATGAGGGCTCCAAAGAAATTATTTTTGCAATTATTTCAACAACTGTAACACTCGCAGCAGTATTTTTACCGATAATTTTCCTTCAGGGATTAACGGGCAGGTTATTCCGCGAATTTGGAATTACCGTTGCCGGATCAGTTATTATTTCAGCAGTTGTTTCATTAACCTTAACGCCAATGATGAGTTCGCGGATTTTAAAACACCGCGAAAAACATAATTGGCTGTATCGTGCAACTGAACCATTTTTCGTGGGTTTGGTTGGGGGATATCACCGTTCGTTAAAAATATTATTGCGCACACCTACTATTGCATTTTTAATCATGCTAATTTCTGGTGGAATTATTTATTATTTCGGAGGAAAATTACCGGAAGAATTAGCGCCTATGGAAGATAAAGGGCGTTTTGTAATTAATTCTACTGCACCCGAAGGAACTTCATTCGAAAAAATGGATGCCTTTAATCAGCAATTGGTAGAAATAGTTGATACATTACCTGAAAAGGCAAATATTATTGCAGTTACTGCACCAAGTTTTGGTTCATCCAGCGCGGCAAATTCAGGGTTTATTCGTGTCAATTTGGTTGAAGCAGAAGATCGGGATAAATCGCAGCAACAAATAGCGGATGAAATGGCCGCTATCGTTAAAAAATATAATTTCGCAAGAACATTTATCAGTCAGGAACAAACTATTGGTGGCGATAGACGTGCAGGCCTACCTGTGCAGTATGTTATCCAGGCTCCTGATTTCGAGCAACTACGAGCTGTTATTCCAAAATTTATGGAGCAAGCTGCTCAGGATCCTGCTTTTCAGGTGGTAGATATTAATTTGAAGTTTAATAAACCCGAATTAACCGTTGAAATTGACCGCGACAGAGCACGTGCACTCGGAGTTACCGTGCGCGATATTGCAGAAACATTACAACTCTATTTCAGCGGACAACGCTTCGGATTTTTTATTTTTAATAATAAACAATATCAGGTAATTGGTCAGGCTACACGTGATAATCGTGATGAGCCTTTTGATTTGAGTAAAGCTTATGTAAAAAATAGTCGTAACGAGTTAATTCAACTTGATAACTTAATTACATTAACAGACAATAGTTCACCTCCTCAACTATTTCGTTACAACAGATATGTGTCTGCAACAATTTCTGCAAACCCTGCTCCGGGTTATACAATTGGTGACGGTATTAAAGTAATGGATAATATTGCAGAAAAAACGTTGAACGACGATTTTTCTACTGCATTAGCAGGTACTTCTAAAGAATTTGCGGAAAGTAGCAATAGTTTGCAGTTCGCATTTTATCTGGCATTAATATTAATTTATTTAATTCTTGCCATACAATTTGAAAGTTATCGCGACCCTTTAATTGTAATGTTTACTGTTCCGCTAGCACTTGCCGGTGCGGTGTTATCACTGAGTATTTTTGGTCAGACATTAAACATATTTTCTCAAATCGGAATTATTGTTTTGGTGGGGATAGTAACTAAAAACGGGATATTAATTGTTGAGTTCGCCAATCAACGTAAAGCAGCAGGCTTAACAAAAATGGAAGCTGCTCTCGATGCTGCAACTCAGCGTTTCCGACCAATTTTAATGACAAGTTTTGCAACGGTTTTAGGGGCTTTGCCAATTGCACTTGCACTCGGTGCTTCATCAAAAAGCCGTGTATCAATGGGTATCGCTATTATTGGCGGATTGCTATTTTCACTTGTATTAACATTATATGTTATCCCTTTACTTTATTTGCTCATGTCAGCAAGAAATAAAAAAATTCAACAATCAAATGAAAATTAA
- a CDS encoding SGNH/GDSL hydrolase family protein, with translation MLCLGDSYTIGQSVETSERFPEQTVSKLADKSNSFNAPEIIARTGWTCDELNKAINQKNIKTTFDVVTLLIGVNDQFRGYDTTGYATDFEQLLKTAIQFANNKPAHVFVLNIPDYDVTPFAANAKQTPGQIAADIDNFNTINKRIANKYHVNYIDITPISRKAESQSDLIAYDGLHPSGKMYGLWADKLAELISTIY, from the coding sequence ATGTTATGCCTTGGTGATAGTTACACGATTGGTCAGTCCGTAGAAACCTCAGAACGTTTCCCGGAGCAAACCGTTTCCAAACTTGCTGATAAATCAAACAGTTTTAATGCACCGGAAATTATCGCCCGCACCGGATGGACATGTGATGAACTGAATAAGGCAATTAATCAAAAAAATATCAAAACAACTTTTGATGTTGTCACTTTGCTGATTGGCGTGAACGACCAGTTTCGCGGATATGACACAACCGGTTATGCAACAGATTTTGAACAATTATTAAAAACGGCCATACAATTTGCAAATAATAAACCCGCACATGTTTTTGTATTAAATATACCTGATTACGATGTAACTCCCTTTGCCGCAAATGCAAAACAAACGCCCGGACAGATTGCAGCTGATATCGATAACTTTAATACTATTAATAAGCGCATCGCCAATAAATACCATGTCAATTATATTGATATTACTCCAATTTCCAGAAAAGCTGAAAGTCAATCAGATTTAATTGCCTATGATGGATTACATCCTTCTGGTAAAATGTATGGTTTGTGGGCAGATAAATTAGCTGAGTTAATCAGCACAATTTATTAG
- a CDS encoding T9SS type A sorting domain-containing protein, with the protein MLKKSLLFTAFSFMLGGLVMAQAPQRSCSTMDVDARLRAEDPMYEINRAAIEEFTQNYIATEANTGERAVVTIPVVVHIIYNVAAENIADARVFEQIDVLNKDFRRLNADVGETPAYFTGVAADCEINFCLATVDPSGNPTTGITRTSTTKTSFSTADDMKFATYGHTAWDRNKYLNLWVCDLSGGLLGYAQFPGGAAATDGVAIDYVYFGTGGGAAAAPYDLGRTATHEVGHWLNLFHIWGDDGTGCGGSDAVGDTPNQADETYGCPNGTIRISCSNGPNGDMYQNYMDYTDDGCMNLFTAGQKARAQALFAAGGARVSLTTSNGCAGGGGVTCAVPTGMTTTSIGTTTATFNWTAAAGATSYNVRYKATAAATWTTTTSATTSKAVTGLTAGTAYEWQVQTVCAAGATSAYTSSTTFTTTGGGATCVDNYEPNNTSGTAVTLSTGTTYQELIASSTDVDWFKFTTTGANTKIKVNVTSLPADYDVKLYNQSVAQKGVSENGGTADEQIIWNTTATGTRYVQVYGWSGAFNASDCYDLLISVRSANWKDDGTFATVDEEWNNSILGVFPNPASGEMVTVDYFSVQEDMNVTITLVDILGRQVGTSTAAVTSGENMIDVNIDQLEAGFYFVVISNGKSSYSEKFVVE; encoded by the coding sequence ATGTTGAAAAAATCGTTACTTTTCACAGCTTTCTCATTTATGTTGGGAGGTTTAGTGATGGCGCAGGCGCCACAGCGTAGCTGTTCAACAATGGACGTAGATGCTCGTTTAAGAGCTGAAGATCCAATGTATGAAATCAATAGAGCAGCTATTGAGGAATTTACTCAAAACTACATTGCAACTGAAGCTAACACCGGCGAAAGAGCTGTTGTTACCATTCCGGTTGTTGTACACATTATTTACAACGTAGCAGCAGAAAACATTGCTGATGCTCGTGTTTTTGAACAAATTGACGTTTTAAACAAAGATTTCCGTCGCTTAAATGCTGACGTTGGTGAAACACCTGCTTATTTTACAGGAGTTGCTGCTGACTGTGAAATCAATTTCTGTTTAGCTACTGTTGACCCAAGTGGTAACCCAACTACAGGTATCACTAGAACCAGCACAACTAAAACTTCATTCAGCACTGCTGATGATATGAAATTTGCTACTTACGGACATACTGCATGGGACAGAAATAAATATCTGAACTTATGGGTTTGTGACTTAAGTGGTGGTTTATTAGGTTATGCTCAGTTCCCTGGTGGTGCTGCTGCTACTGATGGTGTTGCTATCGACTACGTTTATTTCGGAACAGGTGGTGGCGCTGCTGCTGCTCCTTACGATTTAGGTAGAACTGCAACTCACGAAGTTGGTCACTGGTTAAACTTATTCCATATTTGGGGTGATGATGGTACCGGTTGCGGCGGATCTGATGCTGTAGGTGATACTCCTAATCAGGCTGACGAAACTTATGGTTGCCCTAACGGAACTATTCGTATTTCTTGCTCTAACGGTCCTAACGGTGACATGTATCAAAACTACATGGATTATACTGATGATGGCTGTATGAACTTATTTACTGCTGGTCAAAAAGCTCGCGCTCAGGCATTATTTGCTGCGGGTGGTGCCAGAGTAAGTCTTACAACTTCTAATGGCTGCGCAGGTGGCGGTGGAGTTACTTGTGCTGTTCCAACCGGAATGACAACAACTTCAATCGGTACTACAACAGCTACTTTCAACTGGACTGCTGCTGCTGGCGCTACTAGCTATAACGTTCGTTATAAAGCTACTGCTGCTGCAACTTGGACTACAACAACTTCAGCTACAACTTCTAAAGCTGTTACCGGCTTAACTGCAGGTACTGCTTACGAATGGCAAGTTCAAACTGTTTGTGCTGCAGGTGCTACTAGTGCTTACACTTCTTCTACTACATTTACTACTACTGGTGGTGGTGCAACTTGCGTTGACAACTACGAACCAAACAATACTTCAGGAACTGCTGTAACATTATCTACTGGTACAACTTACCAGGAATTAATTGCCAGCTCTACCGATGTAGATTGGTTTAAATTCACTACTACAGGTGCTAATACTAAAATAAAAGTAAACGTTACCTCTTTACCAGCCGACTACGATGTTAAATTATACAACCAGTCTGTTGCTCAAAAAGGTGTTTCTGAAAATGGTGGAACTGCTGACGAACAAATTATCTGGAATACAACTGCTACTGGAACACGTTATGTTCAGGTTTACGGTTGGTCAGGTGCGTTTAACGCAAGCGATTGCTATGATTTATTAATTTCAGTTCGTTCTGCTAACTGGAAAGATGATGGCACATTTGCTACCGTTGATGAAGAATGGAATAACTCAATTCTTGGTGTATTCCCTAACCCTGCTTCAGGTGAAATGGTTACAGTTGATTACTTCAGCGTTCAGGAAGATATGAATGTTACAATCACTTTAGTTGATATTCTTGGCCGTCAGGTTGGAACTTCAACTGCTGCTGTAACTTCAGGCGAAAACATGATTGATGTTAATATCGATCAGTTAGAAGCCGGCTTCTACTTCGTTGTTATCAGCAATGGTAAATCAAGCTACTCTGAAAAATTTGTGGTTGAATAA
- a CDS encoding TolC family protein, translating to MKINAKYFISLIIVVALTSNAIAQTLTLVEARALTLSNNYGIQIQQLNSDITALQNSAGYAGMLPTISATAAYNTELTNSEQKYFSGDVRSVTNAGANAFDAGVYLNWTLFDGFAMFATRDKLNELAAKGELQLKNEIEYTMYDLNAAWYQMIQLQEAAEVNKKNIEVSLERYRIAKNRETLGAASHLDVLQAEVDLHTDSASLMQTNLQLKNTKAKINNIIGRDPATEFNSTEKITVNTGIIYSDVITKSIENNTELQIAKKDEAIYNLQVKEFKALLYPELNLTGGYGYLKSTSESGFVESNLNYGPSVGLSLNIPLFNGFTTSRNIDIAQIGQQIVTTQTQQLQLDINTWIYTLYNQYSTSLALMELEQRNIEAAQQNVTIALAKFDLGNITSVELREIQQALLNAQNRLLVETLNAKLAELQLMKISGQLPVN from the coding sequence ATGAAAATTAATGCTAAATATTTTATCAGCTTAATAATAGTTGTTGCTCTAACTTCAAATGCAATTGCACAAACGCTAACCTTAGTGGAAGCAAGGGCATTAACCTTAAGTAATAATTATGGCATACAAATTCAGCAATTAAATTCAGATATTACTGCATTGCAAAACAGTGCCGGTTATGCCGGTATGTTACCAACTATTTCGGCAACTGCAGCTTATAACACCGAATTAACCAATTCAGAGCAAAAATATTTTAGTGGAGATGTAAGGTCAGTTACCAACGCAGGGGCTAATGCTTTTGATGCGGGTGTTTATTTAAACTGGACACTTTTTGATGGTTTTGCCATGTTTGCTACACGCGATAAATTAAATGAATTGGCAGCAAAAGGTGAATTACAATTAAAAAATGAAATAGAATATACCATGTATGATTTGAACGCAGCATGGTATCAGATGATTCAATTACAGGAAGCAGCTGAGGTTAACAAGAAAAACATTGAGGTTTCACTTGAACGTTATCGTATTGCAAAAAACCGAGAAACACTTGGTGCAGCTTCACACCTGGATGTGTTGCAGGCTGAAGTTGATTTGCATACTGATAGTGCGTCACTCATGCAAACTAATTTACAATTAAAAAATACAAAAGCTAAAATAAATAATATCATTGGCAGAGATCCTGCAACTGAATTTAATTCTACTGAAAAAATTACAGTTAATACTGGAATTATTTATAGTGATGTAATAACTAAATCTATTGAAAATAATACAGAACTCCAAATAGCAAAAAAAGATGAAGCCATTTATAATCTACAGGTAAAAGAATTTAAGGCTTTGTTGTATCCTGAATTAAACTTGACCGGCGGATATGGTTATCTTAAATCAACTTCTGAATCCGGATTTGTGGAGTCTAATCTGAATTATGGGCCATCTGTTGGATTGTCATTAAATATTCCATTATTTAACGGTTTTACTACTTCCAGAAATATTGATATTGCACAAATCGGACAACAAATAGTAACAACTCAAACACAACAATTGCAGTTGGATATTAATACATGGATTTATACTTTATACAACCAGTATTCCACCTCATTGGCGTTAATGGAATTGGAGCAACGTAATATTGAAGCAGCGCAACAAAATGTAACCATTGCGTTGGCAAAATTTGATTTGGGTAATATCACTTCAGTTGAACTTAGGGAAATTCAACAGGCATTATTGAACGCTCAAAACCGATTGCTGGTCGAAACCTTAAACGCTAAACTTGCAGAATTGCAATTAATGAAAATAAGCGGTCAGTTGCCCGTAAATTAA